The Abyssicoccus albus genome includes a region encoding these proteins:
- a CDS encoding tyrosine-type recombinase/integrase, producing MWCEEFQDKHGVTKYRFIEKYKDPLTDKWKRTSVVMNKNTKPSQKEAEKRLNEKIQAKLNDKTPSKLKTLTFHQACDEWFDNYKIISGSKQSTISTKYYKVEHIKRNIDKDILVKNMNTKTFQDFITSASKDDLSHKVIKDAMSIIRNIMKHTQKRYKLDDISYLDDVVIPKQAKTRDEIKAKRENYLEISEIQLIVDKLNDIATSKRTGYMKLSFIMTAYIVEFMALNGMRIGECLAIQPNNIDFDKSTLEIDGTIHWIDETDGSGHGVKDTTKTEASYRKILLTTRSLDILRKAMLENKKAKQWDSNYNDRGFVFTNHYGNPMALSSVNRNIKLAVESIKDKDGKQIITKHITTHTLRHSHISLLSQLGVSLKAIMERVGHTDHKTTLQIYSHVTEQMDKDMMSKLEAVGR from the coding sequence ATGTGGTGTGAGGAGTTCCAGGATAAGCATGGCGTTACTAAGTACCGCTTCATTGAGAAATACAAAGACCCTTTAACTGACAAGTGGAAGCGTACTAGTGTTGTAATGAATAAGAACACTAAGCCATCACAAAAAGAAGCGGAAAAGCGTTTAAATGAGAAGATACAAGCTAAACTAAATGACAAAACACCATCAAAGCTTAAAACTCTTACTTTCCACCAAGCATGTGATGAGTGGTTTGATAACTATAAAATCATATCGGGATCTAAACAATCGACTATATCAACTAAGTATTACAAAGTAGAACATATTAAGCGTAATATTGATAAAGATATTTTAGTTAAAAATATGAACACTAAGACCTTCCAGGACTTCATAACTTCCGCTTCTAAAGATGATTTAAGTCATAAAGTAATTAAAGACGCTATGAGTATTATTAGAAATATCATGAAACATACACAAAAACGTTATAAACTTGATGACATATCATATTTAGATGATGTTGTAATACCTAAACAAGCTAAAACTAGAGATGAGATAAAAGCAAAGCGTGAAAATTATTTAGAAATATCAGAGATACAATTAATTGTGGATAAATTAAACGATATAGCCACTTCTAAGCGTACTGGATACATGAAGCTATCATTTATTATGACTGCTTATATCGTTGAGTTTATGGCCTTAAATGGTATGCGTATTGGTGAATGTTTAGCAATACAACCAAATAATATAGACTTTGATAAATCTACTTTAGAAATAGACGGTACAATCCATTGGATAGATGAAACAGATGGAAGCGGTCATGGTGTGAAGGATACGACAAAGACGGAAGCGTCATATAGAAAAATACTTCTTACAACTAGAAGCCTGGATATATTGCGTAAAGCTATGTTAGAAAACAAGAAGGCTAAACAGTGGGATAGCAATTACAACGATAGAGGGTTTGTATTTACTAATCATTATGGTAACCCTATGGCTCTATCATCTGTAAACCGCAATATTAAATTAGCAGTAGAAAGCATAAAGGATAAAGACGGTAAACAAATCATTACAAAGCACATTACCACTCACACACTAAGACATAGCCATATATCATTACTTAGTCAATTAGGTGTATCACTCAAAGCCATTATGGAACGTGTGGGACATACAGATCATAAAACAACATTACAAATATACAGTCATGTTACTGAACAAATGGATAAAGACATGATGAGTAAATTAGAAGCGGTGGGAAGGTAG
- a CDS encoding helix-turn-helix domain-containing protein, giving the protein MENKYLGNVIKSFRTALKMTQKDVSQKTGFSQNTISNHENGNRSVGINELSKYLNALTVNDFRFSQSTFFEIAEDLKKNGSSVILNNIKLFLKIYEYVTYARNNDSDIYYYHDDLDREAIKIFNIILGTKYNEDNITYEFILDIYKQILSIEINKSDPKLVEDNRNLALIKMTKFNKEFLNFGFNEPKTHNEIINAIGKTFDLEEQSLELGKLLKDIPNYTYDYLKGRPMYKTYTEKFPQEIREAREYLKSLLKED; this is encoded by the coding sequence ATGGAAAATAAATATTTGGGTAATGTCATAAAATCTTTTAGGACAGCTTTGAAAATGACTCAAAAAGATGTTTCTCAAAAAACTGGATTTAGTCAAAATACAATTTCTAACCATGAAAATGGTAATAGATCAGTAGGTATTAATGAATTAAGTAAGTATTTAAATGCTTTGACAGTTAACGATTTTAGGTTTTCACAATCAACTTTTTTTGAAATTGCTGAAGATTTAAAAAAGAATGGTTCAAGTGTTATTTTAAATAATATTAAATTGTTTTTAAAAATTTATGAATACGTAACTTATGCTAGAAATAATGATTCAGATATTTATTATTATCATGATGATTTAGATAGAGAAGCAATCAAGATTTTTAACATTATTTTAGGAACTAAATACAATGAAGACAATATTACTTATGAGTTTATTTTAGATATATATAAACAAATTTTATCCATAGAAATAAATAAAAGTGATCCTAAATTAGTGGAAGATAATAGAAATTTAGCACTAATTAAAATGACAAAGTTTAATAAAGAATTTTTAAATTTTGGATTTAATGAGCCTAAAACACATAACGAAATTATTAATGCTATTGGTAAGACATTTGATTTAGAAGAACAGTCTTTAGAACTTGGTAAATTGTTAAAGGATATTCCTAATTATACTTATGATTATTTAAAAGGGCGACCAATGTATAAAACATATACTGAAAAATTTCCGCAAGAAATAAGAGAAGCTAGAGAATATCTTAAAAGTTTATTAAAGGAGGACTAG
- a CDS encoding helix-turn-helix transcriptional regulator, which translates to MIKNKKVLKTENLIAKKKLREIRLQKEMTTTEVAKLIGLERRQYELKEKGRYPFHDYEMKILSQNFNTEIKDLFF; encoded by the coding sequence TTGATTAAAAATAAGAAAGTTTTAAAAACTGAAAATCTTATAGCTAAAAAGAAGTTAAGAGAAATTAGGTTACAAAAAGAAATGACGACTACTGAAGTGGCAAAATTAATAGGTCTTGAGAGAAGGCAATATGAATTAAAAGAAAAAGGGAGATACCCTTTCCATGATTATGAAATGAAAATATTATCTCAAAATTTTAATACAGAGATTAAAGATTTATTTTTTTGA
- a CDS encoding Bro-N domain-containing protein → MEVNSEWWAVAKDVTEALGYSNHNDAIKRHVSDDDKGVAKHDTPGGTQIVNTLSEKGIYRLVMRSNKDEAVEFQNWIFEVIKSLRHNNGLEGFQVFRMLDKEHQKEAMKHLYEALRSDDKEAVKYNSIKANSITNKAISIIYGLPKMISKEDMTPDMLQDRQKLLDEVTNLMIMNEKYKLNLSISKTIYDSILNQVKTA, encoded by the coding sequence ATTGAAGTTAATTCTGAATGGTGGGCGGTAGCTAAAGACGTAACAGAAGCTTTGGGATATTCTAACCATAATGACGCAATTAAACGCCATGTAAGTGATGATGATAAGGGGGTAGCGAAACACGACACCCCTGGCGGTACTCAAATAGTAAATACTTTAAGCGAAAAAGGTATCTACAGGTTAGTAATGAGAAGTAATAAAGATGAAGCGGTAGAATTTCAAAATTGGATATTTGAAGTCATTAAATCTTTACGCCATAACAACGGTTTAGAAGGATTCCAGGTGTTCAGAATGTTAGACAAAGAACATCAAAAAGAAGCCATGAAACACTTGTATGAAGCCCTTAGAAGTGATGATAAAGAAGCGGTAAAGTACAACAGTATCAAAGCTAATTCAATCACTAATAAAGCTATCAGTATCATATATGGACTTCCTAAGATGATAAGTAAAGAAGATATGACACCGGACATGTTACAGGATAGACAGAAATTACTTGATGAAGTAACCAACTTAATGATTATGAATGAAAAATATAAATTGAACTTATCTATTTCAAAGACAATTTACGATAGTATTCTTAATCAAGTTAAAACCGCATAA
- a CDS encoding helix-turn-helix domain-containing protein: protein MTNVIELPTPHPSNTVLKDEQVAPVKMIYCKISTLPKLFNVSKATCYRFIKEAEEMPEFKGRICVDVSATMTLVHIDTFVEFLRSKHKKYL, encoded by the coding sequence ATGACTAATGTAATTGAACTACCGACACCACACCCTAGCAATACAGTATTAAAAGATGAGCAAGTAGCACCGGTAAAGATGATTTATTGCAAGATTAGTACTTTACCTAAGCTATTCAATGTAAGTAAAGCAACATGTTACCGCTTCATTAAAGAAGCCGAAGAAATGCCGGAGTTTAAAGGACGTATATGTGTAGATGTGTCCGCAACAATGACCCTGGTACATATAGATACATTTGTAGAGTTTTTAAGAAGTAAGCACAAAAAATACTTATAA
- a CDS encoding primase alpha helix C-terminal domain-containing protein → MENTKFVVNHYGSLKAQSYIGSEAFTFDELVKYLEYSTVSSNKYEGGLFILGEMSDSHRQDSNIINKHCLVIDYDDLTPGTDLPQIIKDKFKASYILFSTHNHTVDNPRLRLVVPLSKPLQNEYYKYAIDEIDKVLGVTCDQSCKTLSQAQARQVLKTDTSPRVFEYSKTTLLNTDTLIKAIEHNTQKNDFSFTVKPSKRDVSWWSEICYGVGEGQRNSSLASITGLLLYRGVPIEAVTGLLWCWNQCNDEVMSNEEFQKTLDSIIKKHINGGGKIITYDKKAETD, encoded by the coding sequence ATGGAAAATACAAAGTTTGTAGTAAATCATTACGGTAGCTTAAAAGCCCAATCATATATAGGTAGTGAAGCATTTACCTTTGATGAGTTAGTAAAGTATTTAGAATATAGTACGGTATCAAGTAATAAGTATGAAGGTGGTTTATTTATATTAGGTGAGATGTCGGATAGTCATAGGCAAGACAGTAATATCATTAATAAACATTGTCTTGTAATTGATTATGATGATCTAACGCCTGGTACAGATTTACCGCAAATCATTAAAGATAAATTTAAAGCAAGTTATATATTGTTCTCTACTCATAATCATACTGTAGATAACCCTAGATTAAGGCTAGTAGTACCGTTATCTAAACCACTTCAAAATGAATATTATAAGTATGCTATTGATGAAATAGATAAGGTACTAGGTGTGACATGCGACCAAAGTTGTAAGACACTTAGTCAGGCACAAGCAAGACAGGTACTTAAGACAGATACATCACCTAGAGTATTTGAGTACAGTAAGACAACACTACTCAATACCGATACATTAATTAAAGCAATTGAGCATAATACACAAAAGAATGATTTTAGCTTTACGGTTAAACCGTCTAAACGTGATGTAAGTTGGTGGTCTGAAATATGTTATGGCGTTGGTGAAGGGCAACGTAATAGCAGTTTAGCCAGTATTACAGGACTATTGTTATATCGTGGTGTACCGATAGAAGCGGTTACGGGTCTGCTATGGTGTTGGAACCAGTGCAATGATGAAGTAATGAGTAATGAAGAATTTCAAAAGACGTTAGATAGCATAATAAAGAAACACATCAATGGAGGAGGAAAGATAATCACTTATGACAAAAAAGCAGAAACCGACTGA
- a CDS encoding phage/plasmid primase, P4 family, with amino-acid sequence MTKKQKPTELIEFASEIRKEHNTKIIKFEKGTSDFFDGGTFLHDEFAQYMLQRYKFTILDGDALHYFEDTHYVYVDMNKFRRILVEEMPIIKENQRKEVFYSLMARAKQGHRSSPRYIAMKNGVFDIETMQLDKSHSNYVITNYVNITYDKEAYSKDLNRFLNEISNHDKDIRKLLEESVGYGLYASTFMQKSFILYAPGSNGKSTWFSLLYQFFGDDNITPLSLQDTQHEFKLFGLLNKMVAIGDDISATRIEEAENFKKLVTGDPIYCNRKYQDPLPLKNYATLMYSSNQLPNIKDTTHGLYRRLIIIPFMNTFSKEKGNLDLSIVEKLDNHIVRSHLFNLAIEGLQRVMEHKQFTEPEAVKKALQDYQKENNIVVEFVEDIGINKVVDQDKTEVFEHFKWWLERNGLKSKSAKYLTNELNKVYGLEVKQSSKRVNGIPTPYRKYTKP; translated from the coding sequence ATGACAAAAAAGCAGAAACCGACTGAATTAATAGAGTTTGCTAGTGAAATCAGAAAAGAACATAATACAAAAATAATAAAGTTTGAAAAAGGTACTTCAGATTTTTTTGATGGCGGAACGTTCCTACATGATGAGTTTGCCCAATACATGCTACAACGTTATAAATTTACTATATTAGACGGTGACGCACTACATTACTTTGAAGATACACACTATGTATATGTAGATATGAATAAGTTTAGAAGAATATTAGTAGAAGAAATGCCGATAATAAAAGAAAACCAACGTAAAGAAGTATTTTACAGTTTGATGGCTAGAGCAAAACAGGGGCATAGATCTAGCCCACGTTACATAGCTATGAAAAATGGCGTGTTTGATATTGAAACTATGCAATTAGATAAAAGTCATAGTAACTATGTCATAACAAACTATGTAAACATTACTTACGATAAGGAAGCCTATAGTAAAGATTTAAACCGCTTCTTAAATGAAATATCTAATCATGATAAGGATATTAGGAAGCTACTAGAAGAAAGTGTAGGTTATGGCTTATATGCCAGTACATTCATGCAAAAAAGTTTTATCTTGTACGCACCAGGAAGCAACGGGAAGTCCACATGGTTTAGTTTGCTATATCAATTCTTTGGTGATGATAACATAACGCCACTAAGCCTACAGGACACGCAACATGAATTTAAGTTGTTTGGTCTGCTTAATAAGATGGTGGCAATCGGTGACGATATTTCTGCTACACGCATAGAAGAAGCGGAAAACTTTAAGAAGCTAGTTACAGGTGACCCGATATATTGTAATAGAAAATATCAAGATCCATTACCACTAAAGAATTACGCCACATTGATGTATTCAAGTAACCAATTACCTAATATTAAAGACACAACACATGGACTATATAGGCGTTTAATCATCATTCCATTTATGAATACATTCAGCAAAGAGAAAGGCAATTTAGATTTATCCATAGTTGAGAAGTTAGATAATCATATAGTACGCTCACATCTATTTAATTTAGCCATAGAAGGCTTACAAAGAGTTATGGAACATAAACAGTTTACAGAGCCGGAAGCGGTCAAGAAAGCATTACAAGACTATCAAAAAGAAAATAACATAGTAGTAGAGTTTGTAGAAGATATAGGTATTAATAAAGTAGTTGACCAGGATAAGACAGAAGTATTTGAACATTTTAAATGGTGGCTAGAACGTAATGGTCTTAAAAGTAAATCAGCTAAGTACCTTACTAATGAACTCAATAAAGTATATGGCTTAGAAGTGAAACAATCATCTAAGCGTGTGAATGGAATACCGACACCTTATAGAAAATACACAAAACCTTAA
- the erm(45) gene encoding 23S rRNA (adenine(2058)-N(6))-methyltransferase Erm(45): MNQNIKFTQNFITNEKLLSNIMKQINIDENDIIYEVGTGKGHLTSKLAEKCKHVYSIELDKKLYELSSNKLQDNSRVTLINQDILQFNYPYRKKYKIVGNIPFNISTQIVKDAVFRSQASEMYFIVEEGFYKRMIDTRRTLSLQLQTQVYIQQLLPIPAGSFHPKPKVNCILIKLTRHISDIKDKHKKKYEFFISKWVNKEYSKLFTKNQYHQALKHARIKDLNKISYEQVLSVFESYILFNPRK; this comes from the coding sequence ATGAATCAAAATATTAAGTTTACTCAAAATTTTATTACAAACGAAAAATTATTATCTAATATAATGAAACAAATAAATATAGATGAGAATGACATAATTTATGAGGTTGGAACTGGTAAAGGTCATCTGACCTCTAAATTAGCAGAAAAATGTAAGCATGTTTATTCAATAGAGTTAGATAAAAAATTATATGAACTTTCTTCGAATAAGTTACAAGATAATAGTAGAGTTACTCTAATCAATCAAGATATTTTACAATTCAATTATCCGTATAGAAAAAAATATAAGATAGTTGGTAACATACCATTCAATATAAGTACTCAAATCGTGAAAGATGCAGTATTTAGAAGCCAAGCTTCTGAGATGTATTTTATTGTAGAAGAAGGTTTCTACAAAAGAATGATAGATACTCGTAGAACTCTAAGTTTGCAACTACAAACACAGGTTTATATACAACAATTGTTACCTATACCTGCTGGAAGTTTTCACCCAAAGCCAAAAGTAAATTGTATTTTAATAAAACTTACAAGACACATATCAGATATAAAAGATAAACATAAGAAAAAATATGAGTTTTTTATATCAAAGTGGGTTAATAAAGAGTATTCAAAATTATTCACTAAAAATCAGTATCATCAAGCATTGAAACATGCAAGGATAAAAGACCTTAATAAAATAAGTTATGAACAAGTATTATCAGTTTTTGAAAGTTATATATTATTCAATCCACGAAAATAA
- a CDS encoding LytTR family DNA-binding domain-containing protein yields the protein MKIEMNINPDAEEKITVSAKQMTPELTEFIQEVEYRFNKPRFNGKLNDHVYPIDLQNVVQFIVIDKIVHAITAKNQQLVMSERLYQIEDSVGQQFVRISKSEIINLEFIDHLKLEPNGMVKLYMKNGNVTYASRRYLKTIKERLSL from the coding sequence ATGAAAATAGAGATGAATATTAACCCAGATGCCGAAGAAAAGATTACAGTCTCAGCAAAACAAATGACACCAGAATTGACAGAGTTTATTCAAGAAGTTGAGTATCGATTTAATAAGCCAAGATTTAACGGGAAGCTTAATGACCACGTGTATCCGATTGACTTACAGAATGTTGTACAGTTTATCGTCATTGATAAAATTGTTCACGCTATTACGGCAAAAAATCAGCAATTAGTGATGAGTGAACGGTTATATCAAATTGAAGATAGCGTTGGCCAACAGTTCGTCAGAATTTCGAAGTCAGAGATTATTAATTTGGAATTCATTGATCATTTGAAACTTGAGCCGAACGGAATGGTGAAATTGTATATGAAAAATGGCAACGTCACATACGCTTCAAGACGATATTTAAAAACAATAAAGGAGAGATTATCATTATGA
- a CDS encoding DUF3021 domain-containing protein, which produces MKKLIHAIQTGVLIGVILSIITSLIFSKGDYYPMNPVSFMGEVYYERFNETIVMIIAVVLWAFIGILFTYGNNIFTKTDWSFTKQTIVHFLVMLLLFLPLAFLAGWFPINVGSIVSFIIIFIVIYVAMWIGTYQRNKHLVTEINNDLKK; this is translated from the coding sequence ATGAAAAAATTAATTCATGCAATTCAAACGGGAGTATTGATTGGTGTCATACTCTCTATTATTACATCACTCATTTTTTCAAAAGGTGATTATTATCCAATGAATCCTGTATCGTTTATGGGTGAAGTATATTATGAAAGATTCAATGAAACAATCGTCATGATCATTGCTGTAGTTCTGTGGGCATTCATTGGTATCTTATTCACATACGGTAATAACATATTTACAAAAACCGATTGGAGTTTTACAAAGCAAACGATCGTTCATTTTTTAGTCATGTTACTTTTATTTTTACCCCTCGCATTTTTGGCAGGATGGTTCCCAATAAACGTTGGTAGTATTGTATCGTTTATCATTATATTTATTGTGATATACGTTGCAATGTGGATTGGGACATATCAACGGAATAAACATTTGGTGACAGAAATCAATAATGACTTGAAGAAATAA